In the Manis javanica isolate MJ-LG chromosome 14, MJ_LKY, whole genome shotgun sequence genome, one interval contains:
- the PEAR1 gene encoding platelet endothelial aggregation receptor 1 isoform X3: protein MSPPLCSLLLLALSLRLAGTLNPSDPNTCSFWESFTTTTKESHSRPFSLLPSEPCDRPWESPHACPRPTVVYKTVYRQVVKMAHRRRLQCCRGFYESSGACVPLCAQECVHGRCVAPNQCQCVQDWRGDDCSSACAPGVWGPQCDKPCSCGNSSSCDPKSGACSCPSGLQPPHCLQPCSPGHYGPACQFRCQCHGAPCDPQTGACFCTPERTGPSCEVSCLQGSVGFSCPSTYPCHNGGVFQARQGSCSCPPGWMGTICSLPCREGFHGPNCSQECRCHNGGLCDRFTGQCRCAPGYTGDRCREECPVGYFGQDCAETCDCVPGARCFSANGACLCEHGFTGDRCAERLCPDGLYGLSCQVPCTCDPEHSLSCHPMSGECSCLPGWAGLHCNESCPQDTHGPGCQEHCLCLHGGVCQPDSGLCRCAPGYTGPHCASLCPPDSYGVNCSARCSCENAIACSPIDGTCVCKEAASVPMRQPAAHKREPVPAPLGGMGLTASSPARTGSLVKAVPVAVTVTTLMAVTLFMDTASARLAGQAPAATCPALRVSGEPTVATPVPARMGAPASRRMATACVHLDSEAPSARDVRLPVLPLPASSRTWCSARYQMLLPALVSSPDSNLWATYHCGKEGERVGSGLTEGWPCPHHHNPFPPACQPGRYGKRCMPCKCANHSSCHPSDGTCYCLAGWTGPDCSQPCPLGHWGANCSQPCQCRHGGICHPQDGSCFCPPGWTGHFCLEGCSPGMFGANCSQPCQCGPGEKCHPETGACVCPPGHSGAPCRIGSQEPFTMMPTSPVAYSSLGAVIGIAVLGALVVALVAMFIGYRHWQKGKEHQHLAVAYSSGRLDGSEYVMPGRSSGTCACSCRCPSELQSLLLQPQLPHPVTVLT from the exons ATGTCGCCACCTCTATGCTCCCTTCTTCTCCTGGCCCTGAGCCTGAGGCTGGCTGGAACCCTCAACCCCAGTGACCCCAACACCTGCAGCTTCTGGGAAAG cttcaccaccaccaccaaggagTCCCATTCCCGCCCCTTCAGCCTGCTCCCCTCTGAGCCCTGTGACCGGCCCTGGGAGAGCCCCCACGCCTGCCCCCGGCCCAC GGTTGTCTACAAGACCGTGTACCGCCAGGTGGTGAAGATGGCGCACCGCCGGCGCCTGCAGTGCTGCCGGGGTTTCTATGAGAGCAGTGGGGCCTGTGTCC CGCTATGTGCCCAGGAGTGTGTCCATGGTCGCTGTGTGGCACCCAATCAGTGCCAGTGTGTGCAAGACTGGCGAGGTGACGACTGTTCTAGTG CATGTGCCCCCGGAGTGTGGGGACCACAGTGTGACAAGCCCTGCAGCTGTGGCAACAGCAGCTCCTGTGACCCCAAGAGTGGAGCATGTTCCTGCCCCTCTGGCCTACAGCCCCCACACTGCCTTCAGCCCTGCTCCCCCGGCCACTACGGTCCCGCCTGCCAGTTCCGCTGCCAGTGCCATGGAGCACCCTGTGACCCCCAGACTGGAGCCTGCTTCTGCACCCCAGAGAGAACTGGGCCCAG ctgTGAGGTGTCCTGTCTCCAGGGCAGTGTTGGCTTCTCCTGCCCCAGCACCTATCCTTGCCACAATGGAGGTGTCTTCCAGGCCCGCCAGGGCTCCTGCAGCTGCCCCCCTGGGTGGATG GGCACCATCTGCTCCCTGCCCTGCCGGGAGGGCTTCCATGGACCCAACTGCTCCCAGGAATGTCGCTGTCACAATGGTGGCCTCTGCGACCGATTCACCGGGCAGTGTCGCTGTGCTCCAGGCTACACTGGGGACCG GTGCCGTGAGGAGTGCCCCGTGGGCTACTTCGGGCAGGACTGTGCTGAGACGTGCGACTGCGTCCCCGGCGCCCGCTGCTTCTCGGCCAACGGCGCGTGTCTGTGCGAACATGGCTTCACTGGGGACCGCTGTGCTGAGCGCCTCTGTCCCGACGGCCTCTACGGCCTCAGCTGCCAGGTGCCCTGCACCTGCGACCCGGAGCACAGCCTCAG CTGCCACCCGATGAGCGGGGAGTGCTCGTGCCTACCGGGCTGGGCGGGCCTTCACTGCAACGAGAGCTGCCCGCAGGACACGCACGGGCCGGGCTGCCAGGAGCACTGCCTTTGCCTGCACGGCGGCGTCTGCCAGCCGGACAGCGGCCTCTGCCGGTGTGCGCCCGGCTATACG GGCCCGCACTGCGCTAGCCTCTGCCCCCCTGACTCTTACGGAGTTAACTGCTCCGCACGCTGCTCCTGCGAAAATGCCATTGCCTGCTCGCCCATCGACGGCACCTGCGTCTGCAAGGAAG CTGCCAGTGTGCCCATGAGGCAGCCTGCAGCCCACAAACGGGAGCCTGTTCCTGCACCCCTGGGTGGCATGGGGCTCACTGCCAGCTCCCCTGCCCG AACGGGCAGTTTGGTGAAGGCTGTGCCAGTCGCTGTGACTGTGACCACTCTGATGGCTGTGACCCTGTTCATGGACACTGCCAGTGCCAGGCTGGCTGGACAG GCACCCGctgccacctgccctgccctgaggGTGTCTGGGGAGCCAACTGTAGCAACACCTGTACCTGCAAGAATGGGGGCACCTGCATCCCGGAGAATGGCCACTGCGTGTGTGCACCTGGATTCCGAGGCCCCTTCTGCCAGAGACGTGAGGCTCCCtgtcctgcccctgcctgccagcAGTAGGACGTGGTGCAGTGCCAGATACCAGATGCTCCTACCTGCCTTGGTCTCTTCTCCAGATTCCAATCTTTGGGCCACTTACCactgtgggaaggagggagagagagtgggGTCAGGGCTGACAGAGGGTTGGCCCTGCCCCCATCACCACAACCCCTTTCCCCCAGCCTGTCAGCCCGGCCGCTATGGCAAACGCTGTATGCCCTGCAAGTGTGCTAACCACTCCTCCTGCCACCCCTCGGATGGGACCTGCTACTGCCTCGCTGGCTGGACAGGCCCGGACTGCTCCCAGC CATGCCCTCTAGGACACTGGGGAGCTAActgctcccagccctgccagTGTCGCCATGGTGGGATCTGCCACCCCCAGGATGGGAGCTGCTTCTGCCCCCCAGGCTGGACTGGACACTTCTGCTTGGAAG GCTGCTCTCCAGGGATGTTTGGTGCCAACTGTTCCCAGCCATGCCAGTGTGGTCCTGGGGAGAAGTGCCACCCGGAGACCGGGGCCTGTGTGTGTCCCCCAGGGCATAGTGGTGCCCCTTGCAGGATTG GAAGCCAGGAGCCCTTCACCATGATGCCTACCTCTCCAGTGGCCTATAGCTCGCTGGGGGCAGTGATCGGCATTGCAGTGCTGGGGGCCCTGGTGGTGGCGCTGGTGGCTATGTTCATTGGCTACCGCCATTGGCAAAAAGGCAAGGAGCACCAACACCTGGCAGTGGCCTACAGCAGCGGGCGACTGGACGGCTCTGAGTATGTCATGCCAG GCAGGTCATCCGGCACCTGTGCCTGTTCCTGCAGATGTCCCTCCGAGCTACAGTCACTACTACTCCAACCCCAGCTACCACACCCTGTCACAGTGCTCACCTAA